The following coding sequences are from one Ancylobacter sp. TS-1 window:
- the ribH gene encoding 6,7-dimethyl-8-ribityllumazine synthase: MASPRPPRASDAAAAIPLTGARVLIVEARFYDDIADELLAGARAAVAAAGATADIVTVPGALEIPAAIVVALDDAEAAGTPYDAVVALGCVVRGETYHFEIVAGESSRALMDLSVARKLALGNGILTVETDEQAWVRARVSDGNKGGGAVEAAFAVLRLKRRAG, from the coding sequence CGATGCCGCCGCTGCCATCCCGCTGACCGGGGCCCGCGTCCTCATCGTCGAGGCGCGCTTCTATGACGACATCGCCGACGAACTGCTCGCCGGCGCCCGCGCCGCCGTCGCGGCAGCCGGCGCAACGGCGGACATCGTGACCGTGCCCGGCGCGCTGGAGATCCCGGCCGCTATCGTCGTCGCGCTCGACGACGCCGAGGCCGCCGGCACGCCCTATGACGCCGTGGTGGCGCTCGGCTGCGTGGTGCGCGGCGAGACCTATCATTTCGAGATCGTGGCGGGCGAATCCTCGCGCGCGCTGATGGACCTCTCGGTCGCCCGCAAGCTGGCGTTGGGCAACGGCATCCTCACCGTCGAGACGGACGAGCAGGCCTGGGTGCGCGCCCGCGTTTCCGACGGCAACAAGGGCGGCGGCGCGGTCGAGGCGGCGTTCGCGGTGCTGCGCCTCAAGCGCCGGGCAGGGTAG
- the nusB gene encoding transcription antitermination factor NusB, which yields MTTAKPVNHKPVRKSAARLNAVQALYQMDLAATPLTEILAQFESHWIGQEIEGEEIAGADVNLFRDIVGGVVREQRSIDPVLDASLVNGWPLKRIEAVLRAVLRAGAYELAERRDVPARVVVAEYVNVAAAFLDREETGMVNAVLDGIAREQRPAEFTG from the coding sequence ATGACGACCGCCAAACCCGTGAATCACAAGCCGGTGCGCAAAAGCGCGGCGCGGCTCAACGCCGTTCAGGCGCTCTACCAGATGGACCTCGCGGCGACGCCGCTGACCGAGATTCTCGCCCAGTTCGAGAGCCACTGGATCGGCCAGGAGATCGAGGGCGAGGAGATCGCCGGCGCCGACGTCAACCTGTTCCGCGACATCGTGGGCGGCGTGGTGCGCGAGCAGCGCAGCATCGACCCCGTGCTCGACGCCTCGCTGGTGAACGGCTGGCCCCTCAAGCGCATCGAGGCGGTGCTGCGGGCGGTGCTGCGCGCCGGCGCCTATGAGCTTGCCGAGCGCCGCGACGTCCCGGCGCGGGTCGTGGTGGCCGAATATGTGAACGTCGCCGCCGCCTTCCTCGACCGCGAGGAGACCGGAATGGTCAATGCCGTGCTCGACGGGATCGCGCGCGAGCAGCGCCCGGCCGAGTTCACCGGCTAG
- the thiL gene encoding thiamine-phosphate kinase, translating to MAAGGSGEDKLIARLFGSVATHPGALGLKDDAALLAVPAGHELVLTKDALVAGVHFFPEDPPASIARKAMRVNLSDLAAKGADPLGVLLAFAIPPDMDAAALEAFAGGIGGDAALYGAPLLGGDTVRTPGPFTVSITALGAVPAGQMVRRATARPGEAIVVSGTIGDGALGLALRLDPDRPGFAGLDAALLDHLKDRYLHPRPRLALARPMRGRASAAMDISDGLVGDLAKLLAASGIAGEIAADRVPLSAAARAAIRAEPALLEVALTGGDDYEILAVMPDDELGAFNTFATAAGIGVTVIGRTGSGEGLVVRDGTGAPMAFPRGSFSHF from the coding sequence ATGGCGGCGGGCGGTTCAGGCGAAGACAAGCTGATCGCCCGGTTGTTCGGGTCGGTGGCGACCCATCCCGGCGCGCTCGGCCTGAAGGACGACGCCGCGCTGCTGGCGGTGCCGGCCGGCCACGAACTGGTTCTCACCAAGGACGCGCTGGTCGCCGGCGTGCATTTCTTCCCCGAGGATCCGCCGGCCTCCATCGCGCGCAAGGCGATGCGGGTGAACCTCTCCGACCTTGCCGCCAAAGGGGCCGATCCGCTCGGCGTGCTGCTGGCCTTCGCCATCCCGCCCGACATGGACGCGGCGGCGCTGGAAGCCTTCGCCGGCGGCATTGGCGGCGACGCGGCGCTCTATGGCGCGCCGCTGCTCGGGGGCGACACCGTCCGCACGCCCGGTCCCTTCACCGTCTCCATCACCGCCCTCGGTGCCGTGCCGGCCGGCCAGATGGTCCGCCGCGCCACGGCCCGCCCCGGCGAGGCCATCGTGGTCAGCGGCACCATCGGCGACGGCGCTCTCGGCCTTGCCCTGCGGCTCGATCCGGATCGCCCGGGCTTCGCCGGCCTCGACGCCGCGCTTCTCGATCATCTGAAGGACCGCTACCTGCATCCGCGCCCGCGGCTGGCGCTGGCCCGCCCGATGCGGGGCCGCGCCAGCGCCGCGATGGACATTTCCGACGGGCTGGTGGGCGATCTCGCGAAACTGCTGGCCGCCTCCGGCATCGCCGGCGAGATCGCGGCCGACCGGGTGCCGCTGAGCGCGGCGGCACGGGCCGCCATCCGGGCCGAGCCCGCCTTGCTGGAGGTCGCGCTGACCGGCGGCGACGATTACGAGATTCTCGCGGTCATGCCCGACGATGAGCTGGGCGCCTTCAACACCTTCGCCACGGCGGCCGGCATCGGTGTGACGGTGATCGGGCGCACCGGCTCCGGGGAGGGGCTCGTCGTGCGCGATGGCACCGGCGCGCCGATGGCGTTCCCGCGAGGCAGCTTCAGCCACTTCTGA
- a CDS encoding ABC transporter substrate-binding protein, which translates to MKIAKILLAAAAVLAVGAGAAQAEIKKIRIGTEGAYPPFNSVDSSGKLVGFDIEIGEALCAKMKAECTFVAQDWDGIIPALLAKKYDVILASMSITDERKEKVSFTIPYYLTPGSFIAPKDTKLTAITPEALKGKTIGAQSSTTGATYLEDKYKGSDIKLYPTQDEANADLAAGRLDAVLADKFVLYEWLEKSTDGKCCKFIGADLADVNPDGTGIAVRKDDNELREALNKAIKEIQADGTYAKINAKYFPFPIN; encoded by the coding sequence ATGAAAATCGCCAAGATTCTGCTGGCCGCCGCTGCCGTGCTCGCCGTCGGCGCCGGTGCCGCGCAGGCCGAGATCAAGAAGATCCGCATCGGCACCGAAGGCGCCTATCCGCCCTTCAACTCGGTCGACTCGTCCGGCAAGCTGGTCGGCTTCGACATCGAGATCGGCGAGGCGCTGTGCGCCAAGATGAAGGCCGAATGCACCTTCGTCGCGCAGGACTGGGACGGCATCATCCCGGCGCTGCTCGCCAAGAAGTACGACGTGATCCTCGCCTCCATGTCGATCACCGACGAGCGCAAGGAGAAGGTGTCCTTCACCATCCCGTACTACCTGACCCCGGGCAGCTTCATCGCCCCGAAGGACACCAAGCTGACCGCCATCACGCCCGAGGCGCTGAAGGGCAAGACCATCGGCGCCCAGTCCTCGACCACCGGCGCGACCTATCTCGAGGACAAGTACAAGGGTTCCGACATCAAGCTCTACCCGACCCAGGACGAGGCCAATGCCGACCTCGCCGCCGGCCGCCTCGACGCGGTGCTGGCCGACAAGTTCGTGCTGTACGAATGGCTGGAGAAGTCGACGGACGGCAAGTGCTGCAAGTTCATCGGCGCCGACCTCGCCGACGTGAACCCTGACGGCACCGGCATCGCGGTCCGCAAGGACGACAACGAACTGCGCGAGGCGCTGAACAAGGCGATCAAGGAGATCCAGGCGGACGGTACCTACGCGAAGATCAACGCCAAGTACTTCCCCTTCCCGATCAACTGA
- a CDS encoding FAD-binding oxidoreductase, whose protein sequence is MKTDTIVLGAGIVGTCIALNLAQRGRSVVLVDRRGPGEETSYGNAGLVERASIYPVAFPRQLSALIDVALGRNPAANYHWNALPRLLPWMYAYWRSSAPDRILAYARSIETLLARSIEEHDRLARASAAQHFFREGGWLKLYRTEAGLANERREFPLARQYGLSAREIGVDEALDMEPSLRPVFRGAVIWSDPHSVSSPGGVTQAYAAQFGALGGQVRRGDARTLARLGSGWAVNTEEGSVEAPEVVVALGPWAMDVLRPFGVRLPLEVKRGYHMHYHAEGGASLSRPVLDEEGGYVITPMVGGIRLTTGVEFARRDAPKTPVQLDKTEVLARGLFPLGPRAEPEPWLGCRPAFPDMLPAIGRAPGQKGMWLAIGHQHLGFTLGPITGRLLAEMMSGEAPCADPAPFSPERF, encoded by the coding sequence ATGAAGACCGACACGATCGTGCTCGGTGCCGGCATCGTCGGCACCTGCATCGCCCTGAATCTCGCGCAGCGGGGCCGTTCGGTGGTCCTCGTCGACCGCCGGGGACCCGGCGAGGAGACCTCCTACGGCAATGCCGGGCTGGTCGAGAGGGCGTCGATCTACCCGGTCGCCTTCCCGCGCCAGCTTTCCGCGCTGATCGACGTCGCGCTCGGTCGCAATCCGGCCGCCAACTATCACTGGAACGCGCTGCCGCGCCTGCTGCCGTGGATGTATGCCTATTGGCGGTCCTCGGCGCCCGACCGCATCCTGGCTTATGCGCGCTCCATCGAGACGCTGCTCGCGCGCAGCATCGAGGAGCACGACCGCCTCGCCCGGGCGAGCGCCGCGCAGCATTTTTTCCGCGAGGGCGGCTGGCTCAAGCTCTACCGCACCGAGGCAGGGCTGGCCAATGAGCGTCGCGAATTTCCTCTGGCGCGCCAGTATGGCCTCTCCGCCCGCGAGATCGGCGTCGACGAGGCGCTCGACATGGAGCCCTCGCTGCGCCCGGTGTTCCGCGGCGCGGTGATCTGGTCCGATCCGCATTCGGTGTCGAGCCCCGGCGGCGTGACGCAGGCCTATGCGGCGCAGTTCGGTGCTCTCGGCGGGCAGGTGCGCCGGGGCGACGCGCGCACCCTCGCCCGGCTCGGCTCGGGCTGGGCGGTCAATACCGAGGAAGGCAGCGTCGAGGCGCCCGAGGTCGTGGTGGCGCTCGGCCCGTGGGCGATGGACGTGCTGCGTCCCTTCGGCGTGCGGCTGCCGCTGGAGGTCAAGCGCGGCTATCACATGCACTATCATGCCGAAGGCGGCGCCAGCCTCTCGCGTCCGGTACTGGACGAGGAGGGCGGCTATGTCATCACACCGATGGTCGGCGGCATCCGCCTGACCACGGGCGTCGAGTTCGCCCGGCGCGATGCGCCCAAGACCCCGGTGCAGCTCGACAAGACGGAGGTGCTGGCGCGGGGCCTGTTTCCGCTGGGGCCGCGCGCCGAGCCCGAGCCGTGGCTCGGCTGCCGGCCGGCCTTCCCGGATATGCTGCCCGCCATTGGCAGGGCGCCGGGACAGAAGGGGATGTGGCTCGCCATCGGCCACCAGCATCTCGGCTTCACGCTCGGCCCGATCACCGGGCGGCTGCTCGCCGAGATGATGAGCGGCGAGGCGCCCTGCGCCGATCCCGCCCCGTTCTCGCCGGAGCGGTTCTGA
- a CDS encoding outer membrane protein assembly factor BamE: protein MASTRVTHKGASRTRLARLAALATAGVAALGLPACSSDNLPVATSALGLPRQPTNFVSEQQRGYVVAEGALEQIPVGSSQEQVLLVLGTPSTVATVDGEVFYYISQKAKKVMFLRPEIIDQRVVAVYFDPKDKRVTRVADYGLKDGKVFDFISRSTPTGGQEVSLLGQIFDATTFTPGI, encoded by the coding sequence ATGGCATCGACGCGCGTGACGCACAAGGGGGCTTCCCGCACCCGGCTCGCCCGCCTTGCAGCCCTGGCGACCGCCGGTGTGGCGGCGCTCGGCCTGCCTGCCTGTTCCTCGGACAATCTGCCCGTGGCGACATCGGCCCTTGGGCTTCCGCGCCAGCCCACCAACTTCGTTTCCGAGCAGCAGCGCGGCTATGTGGTGGCCGAGGGCGCGCTCGAACAGATCCCGGTCGGGTCGAGCCAGGAGCAGGTGCTGCTGGTGCTCGGCACCCCCTCCACCGTCGCCACGGTGGACGGCGAGGTGTTCTATTACATTTCGCAGAAGGCCAAGAAGGTCATGTTCCTGCGGCCGGAGATCATCGACCAGCGCGTCGTCGCGGTCTATTTCGATCCCAAGGACAAGCGGGTGACGCGCGTCGCGGACTACGGGCTGAAGGACGGCAAGGTGTTCGACTTCATCAGCCGCAGCACGCCGACCGGCGGTCAGGAAGTCTCGCTCCTCGGCCAGATCTTCGACGCCACCACGTTCACGCCGGGCATCTGA
- a CDS encoding ubiquinol-cytochrome C chaperone family protein, giving the protein MILRFFRRDDGGETIQRLYGAIVARSRDPVFYLDYKVPDSVEGRFEMILVHAFLLFHRLRGESEEHRQLGQRVFDVFCTDMDANLREMGVGDLTVPKKMKRVTESFYGRVSVYEGPVDAGDTGALAEAVLRNVYGSDSERTLQAAALAAYMIKAADALKATPYDTFADGQFPLPEPAQISFTETTPS; this is encoded by the coding sequence ATGATTCTGCGTTTCTTCCGTCGGGATGACGGAGGCGAGACCATTCAGCGGCTCTATGGCGCGATCGTGGCGCGATCGCGCGATCCGGTATTCTATCTCGATTACAAGGTTCCCGACAGCGTCGAGGGTCGCTTCGAGATGATCCTCGTGCACGCCTTCCTGCTGTTCCACCGGCTCAGGGGCGAAAGCGAGGAGCACCGCCAGCTCGGCCAGCGCGTCTTCGACGTGTTCTGCACCGACATGGACGCCAATCTGCGCGAGATGGGCGTGGGCGACCTCACCGTGCCGAAGAAGATGAAGCGGGTGACGGAATCCTTCTATGGCCGCGTGAGCGTCTATGAGGGCCCCGTCGATGCCGGCGACACCGGCGCCCTCGCCGAAGCCGTTCTGCGCAACGTCTACGGTTCGGATTCCGAGCGGACCCTTCAGGCGGCGGCGCTTGCGGCGTATATGATCAAGGCGGCCGACGCGCTGAAGGCGACGCCCTACGACACTTTCGCCGACGGCCAGTTCCCGCTGCCCGAGCCGGCGCAGATCAGCTTCACGGAGACCACCCCGTCATGA
- a CDS encoding DUF177 domain-containing protein: MTDASPLARPVLVASLPDDGLTLKFAPDAPARAALAEDFGIPGIPSLTAEVKLKPERAGRVRVTGHLDAVVTQTCVVSLENFDTRVSEDIDMRFAPESQIPPVRPGAEIDVTELDLPDPLIDGTIDVGAVVAEFLALGLDPHPRKPGAAFAGPAEPAPEEASPFATLARLHKDDGTN, encoded by the coding sequence ATGACGGACGCATCGCCCCTTGCCCGTCCCGTTCTCGTGGCAAGCCTGCCCGACGACGGGCTCACCCTGAAATTCGCCCCCGACGCGCCCGCGCGCGCCGCGCTTGCCGAGGATTTCGGCATTCCCGGCATTCCCTCACTGACGGCGGAGGTGAAGCTCAAGCCCGAGCGCGCCGGGCGGGTCCGCGTGACCGGGCATCTCGATGCGGTGGTGACGCAGACCTGCGTCGTCTCGCTGGAGAATTTCGACACCCGCGTGTCGGAAGACATCGACATGCGCTTCGCGCCGGAGTCGCAGATTCCCCCGGTCCGCCCCGGCGCCGAGATCGACGTGACCGAGCTTGACCTGCCGGACCCGCTGATCGACGGCACGATCGACGTCGGCGCGGTGGTGGCGGAGTTCCTCGCCCTCGGCCTCGATCCCCATCCGCGCAAGCCCGGCGCGGCCTTCGCCGGCCCGGCCGAGCCCGCGCCGGAGGAAGCCTCGCCCTTCGCCACGCTGGCGCGGTTGCACAAGGACGACGGCACCAATTAG
- the plsX gene encoding phosphate acyltransferase PlsX, whose translation MTSTVRIALDVMGGDHGPGVVLPGAEIALTRHPDISFLLFGDSARINEILARHPRLAAASRVIHTDVVVQMEDKPSQALRRGRRVSSMWRAIDAVRLGEADCAVSAGNTGALMAMAKVNLKTMAGISRPAIACLWPTMRGESVVLDVGASIGASAQHLVDMAVMGAAMARIVFDIERPTVGLLNVGVEEIKGVEEVKEAAIALRESNHPGLAYKGFVEGDDIGRGTVDVVVTEGFSGNIALKTAEGTAKQVAEFLRGAIQRSFLARIGYVLARGAFNALREKLDPRKSNGGVFLGLNGVVIKSHGGTDAEGFASAVDIGYDMVRYELLSRIEAGMNDRPQVGARAGADATVSDELQVSS comes from the coding sequence ATGACCTCGACCGTCCGAATAGCGCTCGATGTCATGGGCGGCGACCACGGGCCCGGCGTCGTTCTGCCCGGCGCGGAGATCGCCCTGACGCGGCACCCGGATATCAGCTTCCTGCTGTTCGGCGATTCCGCCCGCATCAACGAGATACTGGCCCGCCATCCGCGCCTCGCCGCCGCCAGCCGCGTCATCCACACCGATGTCGTCGTGCAGATGGAGGACAAGCCGAGCCAGGCGCTGCGCCGTGGCCGCCGGGTGTCTTCCATGTGGCGGGCGATCGACGCGGTGCGCCTCGGCGAGGCCGATTGCGCCGTCTCCGCCGGCAATACCGGCGCGCTGATGGCCATGGCGAAGGTCAATCTCAAGACCATGGCCGGCATCAGCCGTCCCGCCATCGCCTGCCTGTGGCCGACCATGCGCGGCGAGAGCGTGGTGCTCGACGTCGGCGCCTCCATCGGCGCTTCCGCCCAGCATCTCGTCGACATGGCGGTGATGGGCGCGGCCATGGCGCGCATCGTCTTCGACATAGAGCGCCCGACCGTCGGCCTGCTCAATGTCGGCGTCGAGGAGATCAAGGGCGTCGAGGAGGTCAAGGAGGCCGCCATCGCGCTGCGCGAGTCGAACCATCCGGGCCTCGCCTATAAGGGGTTCGTCGAGGGCGACGACATCGGGCGCGGCACGGTCGACGTGGTGGTGACGGAGGGCTTCTCCGGCAATATCGCGCTCAAGACCGCCGAAGGCACCGCCAAGCAGGTCGCCGAGTTCCTGCGCGGCGCCATCCAGCGCAGTTTTCTCGCCCGGATCGGCTATGTGCTGGCCCGCGGCGCCTTCAACGCGCTGCGCGAGAAGCTCGATCCGCGCAAGTCGAATGGCGGCGTGTTCCTCGGCCTCAATGGCGTCGTCATCAAGAGTCATGGCGGAACCGACGCCGAGGGCTTCGCCTCGGCGGTCGATATCGGCTACGACATGGTGCGCTACGAACTGCTGTCCCGCATCGAGGCGGGAATGAATGATCGTCCGCAGGTCGGCGCCCGCGCCGGCGCGGATGCCACGGTTTCAGACGAGTTACAGGTTTCATCGTGA
- a CDS encoding beta-ketoacyl-ACP synthase III: MSAIRSVVRGVGSYLPARCLTNADLAQMVDTSDEWIVQRTGIRTRHIAAEGEVTSDLALAAARAALADAGLEAADIDLIVLATSTPDNTFPATAVSVQAGLGITHGAAFDLQAVCSGFVYALATADNFLKSGSYRRCLVIGAETFSRILDWSDRTTCVLFGDGAGAMVLEAVRDEAEGRGVLTTHLRSDGRFKNKLFVDGGVSSTRSVGYLRMEGREVFRHAVGMITDVIVDAFETTGENAETIDWFVPHQANRRIIDASAVKLGIAPEKVVITVDQHGNTSAASIPLALAAAHADGRIKRGDLVLLEAMGGGFTWGSALVRW; the protein is encoded by the coding sequence GTGAGTGCAATCCGTTCCGTTGTGCGCGGGGTCGGCTCCTATCTGCCGGCCCGCTGTCTGACCAATGCCGACCTCGCGCAGATGGTCGACACCTCGGACGAATGGATTGTCCAGCGCACGGGCATCCGCACCCGCCACATCGCCGCCGAGGGGGAGGTGACGTCGGATCTCGCGCTCGCCGCGGCCCGGGCGGCACTCGCCGATGCCGGCCTTGAGGCGGCCGACATCGACCTGATCGTGCTGGCGACCTCCACGCCCGACAACACCTTCCCGGCGACGGCGGTGAGCGTGCAGGCGGGCCTCGGCATCACCCACGGCGCCGCCTTCGACCTGCAGGCGGTGTGCTCGGGCTTCGTCTACGCGCTGGCCACGGCCGACAATTTCCTGAAGTCCGGCAGCTACCGCCGCTGCCTCGTCATCGGGGCGGAGACCTTCTCGCGCATCCTCGACTGGTCGGACCGCACGACCTGCGTGCTGTTCGGCGACGGTGCCGGCGCGATGGTGCTGGAGGCCGTGCGCGACGAGGCGGAGGGGCGCGGCGTGCTCACCACCCATCTGCGCTCGGACGGCCGCTTCAAGAACAAGCTGTTCGTCGATGGCGGCGTGTCCTCCACCCGCAGCGTCGGCTATCTCCGCATGGAGGGCCGCGAGGTGTTCCGCCATGCCGTCGGCATGATCACCGACGTCATCGTCGATGCCTTCGAGACCACGGGCGAGAACGCCGAGACGATCGACTGGTTCGTGCCGCATCAGGCGAACCGGCGCATCATCGACGCCAGCGCGGTCAAGCTTGGCATCGCGCCCGAGAAGGTCGTGATCACCGTCGACCAGCATGGCAACACTTCGGCGGCATCCATCCCGCTCGCACTGGCGGCCGCCCATGCCGACGGACGCATCAAGCGGGGCGATCTGGTGCTGCTGGAGGCAATGGGCGGGGGCTTCACCTGGGGTTCAGCGCTGGTTCGCTGGTAA
- a CDS encoding integration host factor subunit alpha — translation MAGRTITRADLCEAVYQRVGLSRTESAALVETVLTEIADCVARGETVKLSSFGSFVVRQKGERVGRNPKTGEEVPIAPRRVMVFKPSNILKQQINAAAPES, via the coding sequence ATGGCCGGTCGTACCATTACGCGCGCCGATCTGTGCGAGGCGGTTTACCAGCGCGTCGGGCTCTCGCGCACCGAGTCGGCGGCTCTCGTCGAGACGGTGCTGACCGAGATCGCCGACTGCGTGGCGCGCGGCGAGACCGTGAAGCTGTCCTCCTTCGGCTCCTTCGTCGTCCGCCAGAAGGGCGAGCGCGTCGGCCGCAACCCGAAGACCGGCGAGGAGGTGCCGATCGCGCCCCGCCGCGTCATGGTGTTCAAGCCGTCCAACATCCTCAAACAGCAGATCAACGCCGCCGCGCCCGAATCGTGA
- a CDS encoding septal ring lytic transglycosylase RlpA family protein, with product MHDSVCNRRRTRVLTAWGTGRVASAAFAAGIIFITGGNAALADQKSKISTSGMASYYGYGGRTANGERHSASAMTAAHRSLPFNTKVRVTNKANGRSVVVRINDRGPFVKGRIIDVSTAVADELGFRSRGVARVDIAVVD from the coding sequence ATGCACGACTCTGTCTGCAACAGGAGAAGGACGAGGGTATTGACGGCTTGGGGAACGGGACGGGTCGCCAGCGCGGCGTTCGCGGCGGGGATCATCTTTATCACCGGCGGCAATGCTGCCCTTGCTGACCAGAAGAGCAAAATATCGACGTCCGGAATGGCGTCGTATTACGGGTATGGTGGCCGCACGGCGAATGGCGAGCGGCACAGCGCGAGTGCCATGACGGCCGCGCATCGCAGCCTGCCCTTCAACACGAAGGTCCGCGTCACGAACAAGGCCAATGGCCGTTCGGTGGTGGTGCGGATCAACGATCGCGGCCCCTTCGTGAAGGGCCGCATCATCGACGTCTCGACCGCCGTCGCCGATGAACTCGGCTTCCGCAGCCGGGGCGTCGCCAGGGTCGACATCGCCGTCGTCGACTGA
- a CDS encoding aldehyde dehydrogenase family protein, which produces MATKETGKGQRPAGEEVAQLLRALGVPDSSWRNGTRTVRSPITGEVIGEVPEATAEDATRAVGRAVTAFEAWRTVPAPRRGELVRLLGEELRAHKTELGRLVTLEAGKIVSEGLGEVQEMIDICDFAVGLSRQLYGLTIASERPGHRMMETWHPIGPVGIITAFNFPVAVWSWNAALALVAGDSVIWKPSEKTPLTALAVQALFERAASAFGSAPEGLSQLLIGGGDIGAVLTDDPRVPLVSATGSTRMGRIVGERVARRFGRSILELGGNNAAIIRPSADLDLALRGIAFAAMGTAGQRCTTLRRLIVDAGVYDTLVPRLARAYGSVAIGDPREANTLIGPLIDKAAYEGMQAALEAARATGARVHGGERVFASEHPDAYYVRPALVEIDEQTEIVKRETFAPILYVLRTSSLEEAIALHNGVPQGLSSSIFTNDLREAEAFLSVEGSDCGIANVNIGPSGAEIGGAFGGEKETGGGRESGSDAWKAYMRRATNTINYSRALPLAQGVSFDID; this is translated from the coding sequence ATGGCGACGAAGGAAACGGGCAAGGGTCAGCGGCCGGCCGGCGAGGAAGTGGCGCAGCTCCTGCGTGCCCTCGGCGTACCGGATTCGAGCTGGCGCAACGGCACCCGGACGGTGCGCTCGCCGATCACCGGCGAGGTTATCGGCGAGGTTCCCGAGGCCACCGCCGAGGACGCCACCCGCGCCGTCGGCCGCGCCGTCACCGCCTTCGAGGCGTGGCGCACGGTGCCGGCGCCGCGCCGCGGCGAGCTTGTCCGCCTGCTCGGCGAGGAACTGCGTGCCCACAAGACCGAGCTGGGCCGCCTCGTCACGCTGGAAGCCGGCAAGATCGTCTCCGAGGGTCTCGGCGAAGTGCAGGAGATGATCGATATCTGCGACTTCGCCGTTGGCCTGTCGCGCCAGCTCTACGGCCTTACCATCGCCTCCGAGCGCCCCGGCCACCGGATGATGGAGACGTGGCACCCCATCGGGCCGGTCGGCATCATCACGGCGTTCAACTTCCCCGTGGCGGTCTGGTCGTGGAACGCCGCGCTGGCGCTGGTCGCCGGCGACAGCGTGATCTGGAAGCCGTCGGAGAAGACCCCGCTGACCGCGCTGGCCGTGCAGGCGCTGTTCGAGCGCGCGGCGAGCGCCTTCGGCAGCGCCCCCGAAGGGCTGTCGCAGCTTCTCATCGGCGGCGGCGACATCGGCGCGGTGCTGACCGACGACCCGCGCGTGCCGCTCGTCTCCGCCACCGGCTCGACCCGCATGGGCCGCATCGTCGGCGAGCGCGTCGCGCGCCGCTTCGGCCGGTCCATCCTTGAACTCGGCGGCAACAATGCCGCCATCATCCGCCCCTCGGCCGATCTCGACCTTGCCTTGCGCGGCATCGCCTTCGCCGCCATGGGCACGGCCGGCCAGCGCTGCACCACGCTGCGCCGGCTGATCGTCGATGCGGGCGTCTACGATACGCTGGTCCCGCGCCTCGCCCGGGCCTATGGCTCGGTCGCCATCGGCGATCCGCGCGAAGCCAACACGCTGATCGGCCCGCTCATCGACAAGGCGGCGTATGAGGGCATGCAGGCGGCGCTCGAGGCCGCCCGCGCCACTGGAGCGCGCGTTCATGGCGGCGAGCGCGTCTTCGCGAGCGAGCATCCGGACGCCTATTACGTGCGCCCCGCGTTGGTCGAGATCGACGAGCAGACCGAGATCGTGAAGCGCGAGACCTTCGCGCCGATCCTCTACGTGCTGCGCACCTCCAGCCTCGAAGAGGCCATCGCCCTGCACAATGGCGTGCCGCAGGGCCTGTCCTCGTCGATCTTCACCAACGATCTGCGCGAGGCGGAGGCCTTCCTCTCGGTGGAGGGCTCCGACTGCGGCATTGCCAATGTGAATATCGGCCCCTCGGGTGCCGAGATCGGCGGCGCCTTCGGCGGCGAGAAGGAGACCGGCGGCGGGCGCGAGTCCGGTTCGGATGCGTGGAAGGCCTATATGCGGCGCGCCACCAACACCATCAACTACTCGCGCGCCCTGCCGCTGGCTCAGGGCGTGTCGTTCGATATCGACTGA